A stretch of Methanosphaerula palustris E1-9c DNA encodes these proteins:
- a CDS encoding zinc ribbon domain-containing protein, protein MKQCPNCGTEVQDGWVACPKCTINLKEAERIIGCSNYVAPNSPEGSTIVVNPIPADPTICPGCGEEQMWSRTILIRRRPGEQNAEVILREELHDQRKMAPFRILGMWFINERPGAVGRYLLLFPVNQVFVF, encoded by the coding sequence ATGAAGCAGTGCCCGAATTGCGGGACCGAAGTCCAAGACGGATGGGTGGCCTGTCCCAAGTGCACAATAAACCTGAAGGAGGCCGAGCGTATCATCGGCTGTAGTAATTATGTCGCACCCAATTCACCGGAGGGCTCAACTATCGTGGTAAATCCCATTCCTGCCGATCCGACTATCTGCCCGGGGTGTGGCGAAGAACAGATGTGGAGCAGAACGATTCTAATACGTCGCCGGCCAGGAGAGCAAAATGCAGAGGTTATTCTACGAGAAGAGTTACACGATCAAAGGAAAATGGCTCCGTTTCGCATTTTGGGGATGTGGTTCATTAATGAACGCCCTGGAGCCGTAGGCAGGTACCTATTACTGTTCCCGGTTAATCAGGTTTTCGTTTTTTAG
- a CDS encoding PKD domain-containing protein, which translates to MKSSYSLYIICVLFLLCSSVQVVSAEGGYAYATQWGSSGSGDEQFSSPSGVAVDSVGNVYVADVGNNRIQKFTSTGTFIKKWGSSGSGDGQFSSPSGVAVDSAGNVYVADTGNNRIQKFTSMGIFIKQWGSSGSGNGQFFSSPFGVAVDNAGNVYVADTGNNRIQKFTSDGAFVTNWWVNEPNGPDGVTVDSAGNVYVVDVSYIDRVQKFTSSGTFIAKFGSDYIHDSAMSYHTSVAVDNAGNVYFRGPVSGIQKFSSTGAPITKWGNYGSGMYYGPGDVAVDSTGNVYVSDTQNAQIVKFTPDIPLIPGFTATPTTGAAPLTVQFTDTTTGRPTSWYWNFGDGYASGAQNPSHLYSTAGTYSVTLTATNAVSGSKSITKTGYITVTEAPAITPVADFTATPSNGAAPLAIQFTDRSTNAKQWSWTFGDGTTSTEQHPSHTYTTAGTYTVVLTVRNAAGQSNTKTQTNLISVTSPVSETPAADFTATPTSGTGPLTVRFTDTSTGVPTGWYWFFGDGYCAFEKNPSHIFAQAGTYTVQLYTFNANGNSLKTKTDYITVSAVGGLNASFAATPTSGTAPLNVQFTDTSTGGATFWSWNFGDGAASTDQSPSHTYSLAGTYTTSLTVRNSSGLTSIKEGTITVTAPQQTLQAAFTINTQTVIAGQTTVTGIDTSTGSPATWYWDFGDGYASSARNINHVYTTAGSYTLSLTVTSGSQTSTTSKTITVTGESVITPLANFTVTPQGGVGSMGILVLDTSVNVTSVLYDLGDGTTTTYSNFRYTYWQPGTYTIKQTATSATGSSIKTITVTVPATNSPVSPTVTMTMTPTVSPTGTVSVTLTPTPTDQPQTRAASFNVSPTSGKRSFTTALIDTTTGGNPVSWKWTCGNGQSFSGKSVGLNRIWYNNAGTYTIILTVTDQDGSTRTATHTVTVL; encoded by the coding sequence ATGAAATCTTCATATTCTTTGTATATTATCTGTGTCCTGTTCCTCCTCTGTAGCAGCGTCCAGGTCGTTTCGGCTGAAGGAGGGTATGCGTACGCCACACAATGGGGCAGTTCAGGTTCTGGAGATGAACAGTTCTCCTCTCCATCTGGTGTTGCAGTGGATAGCGTCGGGAACGTCTACGTCGCTGACGTGGGCAACAACCGGATCCAGAAGTTCACGTCGACCGGGACCTTCATCAAAAAATGGGGCAGTTCAGGTTCTGGAGATGGACAGTTCTCCTCTCCATCTGGTGTCGCAGTAGATAGTGCTGGTAATGTCTACGTGGCTGACACGGGAAATAACCGGATCCAAAAGTTCACGTCGATGGGGATATTTATCAAACAATGGGGCAGTTCGGGTTCTGGAAACGGACAGTTCTTCTCTTCTCCATTTGGTGTCGCAGTAGATAATGCTGGTAATGTCTACGTGGCTGACACGGGAAATAACCGGATCCAGAAGTTCACCTCTGATGGTGCGTTTGTCACCAATTGGTGGGTGAACGAACCAAATGGACCAGATGGTGTTACAGTGGATAGCGCCGGCAATGTCTATGTGGTTGACGTATCCTATATTGACCGGGTTCAGAAGTTTACATCATCTGGCACGTTCATCGCGAAATTTGGCAGTGATTACATTCATGACAGCGCAATGAGTTATCACACTAGTGTCGCAGTGGACAACGCTGGAAATGTATACTTCAGGGGGCCTGTTAGTGGAATCCAAAAGTTCTCGTCGACTGGGGCACCTATAACAAAATGGGGTAATTATGGTTCAGGAATGTACTATGGTCCGGGTGATGTGGCAGTGGACAGCACCGGAAATGTATATGTCAGCGACACCCAGAATGCTCAGATTGTAAAGTTTACCCCTGATATCCCTCTCATTCCCGGTTTCACCGCGACACCGACCACAGGCGCCGCCCCGCTGACTGTGCAGTTCACTGACACCACAACCGGGAGACCGACCTCCTGGTACTGGAATTTCGGGGATGGGTACGCCTCCGGTGCTCAGAACCCGAGCCATCTGTATAGTACTGCCGGCACTTACTCGGTCACGCTGACTGCCACCAATGCTGTTTCGGGGAGCAAATCGATCACAAAGACAGGGTACATCACCGTCACAGAAGCCCCAGCCATTACACCGGTCGCAGACTTCACGGCAACCCCATCCAACGGTGCTGCACCATTGGCAATCCAGTTCACTGACCGGTCGACAAATGCAAAACAGTGGTCCTGGACCTTCGGCGACGGCACAACCTCGACCGAGCAGCACCCCTCACATACCTACACCACTGCCGGTACATACACCGTCGTGCTCACCGTCAGAAATGCAGCCGGCCAATCGAACACCAAGACCCAGACGAACCTGATCTCAGTTACATCCCCAGTCAGTGAAACACCGGCTGCAGACTTCACGGCCACCCCGACATCGGGAACCGGCCCGCTCACCGTCAGGTTTACAGATACCTCAACCGGTGTCCCGACAGGCTGGTACTGGTTCTTTGGGGATGGTTACTGCGCATTCGAGAAGAACCCCTCACACATCTTCGCACAGGCCGGCACCTATACGGTACAGCTCTATACGTTCAATGCAAACGGTAACTCGCTGAAGACAAAGACGGACTATATTACGGTCAGCGCGGTCGGTGGGCTTAATGCAAGTTTTGCTGCCACGCCGACCTCGGGGACAGCCCCTCTTAACGTTCAGTTCACAGACACGTCGACTGGAGGAGCGACCTTCTGGTCCTGGAATTTTGGTGACGGGGCAGCCTCCACTGATCAGAGTCCGAGCCACACCTACTCTCTGGCTGGCACGTACACGACCTCATTGACAGTCCGGAACAGTTCTGGTCTGACGAGCATCAAGGAAGGGACGATCACCGTCACCGCCCCACAGCAGACCCTCCAGGCAGCGTTCACGATTAATACGCAGACTGTGATAGCCGGGCAGACAACAGTAACCGGCATCGATACATCCACCGGGTCCCCAGCCACCTGGTACTGGGACTTTGGTGATGGGTATGCGTCATCGGCCCGGAACATCAACCACGTCTACACCACCGCCGGCTCGTACACCCTGAGTCTGACCGTCACGAGCGGCTCACAGACCAGCACGACCAGCAAAACGATCACCGTAACCGGTGAATCTGTAATAACACCTCTGGCCAATTTCACGGTCACACCCCAGGGGGGAGTCGGCTCGATGGGTATCCTGGTCCTCGACACCTCGGTGAACGTGACCTCGGTGTTGTATGACCTCGGCGACGGCACGACCACCACCTATTCGAACTTCCGGTACACCTACTGGCAACCTGGCACGTATACGATCAAACAGACCGCGACCAGTGCAACCGGGTCCTCGATAAAGACGATTACCGTGACCGTACCAGCCACGAATTCACCGGTCTCACCGACGGTAACCATGACTATGACCCCGACCGTCTCACCAACAGGGACCGTGAGTGTGACCCTGACTCCCACTCCAACCGATCAACCCCAAACCAGGGCAGCAAGCTTCAACGTTAGTCCGACCTCCGGCAAGAGATCATTCACTACTGCACTCATAGACACCACTACCGGCGGTAACCCAGTCTCCTGGAAGTGGACCTGTGGAAACGGGCAGTCCTTCTCTGGGAAGAGTGTTGGTTTAAACAGAATCTGGTACAACAATGCAGGTACCTACACCATCATCCTGACCGTGACAGATCAGGACGGTTCAACAAGGACCGCCACGCATACTGTCACTGTCCTGTGA